In Daphnia magna isolate NIES linkage group LG7, ASM2063170v1.1, whole genome shotgun sequence, a single genomic region encodes these proteins:
- the LOC116928143 gene encoding choline transporter-like protein 2 isoform X2 — protein sequence MSKVDVGSEMVHRGPVKNRSCTDVFCLIIFIAFLVGWGIIGFYGFTLGDPQRLLHPTDSNGRICGVDETLKDKPYLFYFDLTRCADPSVLIKGCSTPQICVKKCPTENFLAIAAAAQIGEALTKTKLICKENVTVSQMSVKELVDKGHCASYYLQSEPIAGHCLPSLSASLKAAHAKIQKPFGTKQQEDMVERAVALLDVTKTFDRIFQDYSETWWIILIGLAISMLISLFWIVLMRFVAGPMVWLSIIGILALQGVGFWYCFMRYTELKDLPGANNQTLAQIAFTTNLGTYLELRETWLAFLIILGISMAVIVLMLIFLRNRIRIAIALIGHASKAVGSIMSTLLFPIFPWVFQVLVIGYFAAVALYAASIGKSTFKVVGPDNMTNIDCSCTSVIDSVGTCIPLGFEQICGSQCPGSTCRFFETGGNYYVTVLQIYNLFGLFWGLFFVSALAEIVLAGAFASWYWAFNKPRDVPAYPLTNSLFRAIFYHLGTVAFGSLIIAIIRSIRVLLEYLDRKVREYSDTCCSRSMMCLCKCCFWMLETFMKFVNRNAFVLCAVNGTSFCQSASDAFSLLLRNVARVAVLDKVTDFLLFLGRLVIVTAMGILSFYVFTNRIHYINEYIPPTNYYMVPIITTVLGAYFISGLFFSVYSMAIDTIFLCFLQDTEINDGSPEKPFYMSQELMEILGKKNKL from the exons ATGTCTAAAGTTG ATGTCGGATCAGAGATGGTTCATCGGGGACCTGTCAAAAACCGATCCTGTACAGACGTTTTCTGTCTCATCATCTTTATTGCTTTCCTCGTTGGTTGGGGCATCATTGGCTTCTACG GATTCACTCTGGGGGATCCGCAGCGGCTTCTCCATCCAACGGATAGCAATGGACGGATATGTGGCGTCGACGAGACACTGAAGGATAAACCGTATTTGTTCTATTTTGATCTGACTCGCTGCGCCGATCCGTCTGTCTTAATTAAAGGATGTTCCACGCCGCAG ATTTGCGTCAAGAAGTGCCCCACGGAAAACTTTTTGGCTATAGCTGCAGCCGCCCAAATTGGAGAAGCCCTAACCAAAACCAAATTAATATGCAAAGAAAATGTCACAGTTAGCCAAATGAGCGTCAAAGAGCTCGTAGATAAAGGACACTGTGCCAGCTACTATCTCCAGAGTGAACCGA TTGCTGGGCACTGTTTGCCAAGCTTGTCGGCCAGTTTAAAAGCAGCCCATGCCAAAATTCAAAAGCCATTTGGCACGAAACAACAGGAAGATATGGTAGAGCGCGCTGTGGCTCTTCTTGATGTTACAAAG ACGTTTGACCGCATTTTCCAAGACTACTCTGAGACTTGGTGGATTATACTAATTGGACTGGCCATTTCTATGTTAATATCTCTTTTCTGGATTGTCCTGATGAGATTCGTTGCTGGTCCGATGGTTTGGCTGTCAATTATCGGCATTTTAGCTCTGCAAGGAGTCG GTTTCTGGTATTGTTTTATGCGCTACACTGAGCTAAAAGATTTGCCTGGGGCCAATAATCAAACTCTAGCACAAATTGCATTCACTACCAATCTGGGAACATATTTGGAATTGAGAGAAACTTGGCTGGCCTTTCTTATTATTCTGGGCATTTCTATGGCAGTGATCGTCTTAATGCTCATCTTTTTACGTAATCGTATCCGCATCGCTATCGCCCTCATCGGCCATGCCAGCAA GGCTGTTGGTAGTATTATGAGCACTCTGCTCTTCCCTATATTTCCATGGGTGTTCCAGGTCCTCGTCATCGGTTATTTTGCTGCTGTGGCTCTTTACGCAGCCTCCATAGGCAAATCCACTTTCAAAGTAGTGGGTCCCGACAATATGACGAACATCGATTGCAGTTGCACTTCAGTGATT GATTCAGTAGGGACTTGCATTCCGCTCGGATTCGAGCAAATATGTGGCAGTCAATGCCCTGGATCCACCTGTAGATTCTTCGAAACGGGTGGCAATTACTACGTAACCGTCTTGCAAATCTACAATCTATTTGGCCTATTTTGGGGATTGTTTTTCGTCTCCGCATTAGCCGAAATTGTGTTGGCCGGTGCCTTTGCCTCTTGGTACTGGGCATTCAACAAACCTCGTGACGTACCAGCCTATCCGTTGACCAACAGCCTCTTCAGGGCTATTTT TTACCATTTAGGTACTGTCGCCTTTGGCTCTCTGATTATCGCCATTATCCGTTCGATCCGCGTCTTGCTGGAATACCTGGACAGGAAAGTACGCGAATATTCGGACACTTGTTGCAGCCGATCCATGATGTGCTTGTGCAAATGCTGTTTCTG GATGCTAGAAACGTTTATGAAATTCGTTAATCGCAACGCTTTCGTCTTATGTGCAGTAAACGGAACGAGTTTCTGTCAATCCGCATCAGATGCGTTTTCGCTTCTTTTGCGTAACGTTGCGCGCGTCGCCGTGCTGGACAAGGTGACGGATTTCCTCCTTTTTCTCGGTCGATTGGTTATCGTCACAGCGATGGGCATTCTGTCCTTCTACGTCTTCACAAACCGGATTCATTACATCAATGAATACATACCGCCAACCAATTACTACATGGTTCCAATTATCACTACCGTACTGGGGGCTTATTTCATTTCCGGTCTATTTTTCAGCGTCTATTCCATGGCCATTGACACCATCTTCCTCTGCTTCC TTCAAGACACGGAAATTAACGATGGATCCCCCGAGAAACCTTTTTACATGTCCCAAGAATTAATGGAAATCCTAGGGAAGAAGAACAAACTGTAA
- the LOC116928143 gene encoding choline transporter-like protein 2 isoform X1, with translation MSKVDVGSEMVHRGPVKNRSCTDVFCLIIFIAFLVGWGIIGFYGFTLGDPQRLLHPTDSNGRICGVDETLKDKPYLFYFDLTRCADPSVLIKGCSTPQICVKKCPTENFLAIAAAAQIGEALTKTKLICKENVTVSQMSVKELVDKGHCASYYLQSEPITSRCIPSLINMSDSVIFSNPITRQVEVPIEEIVNGTIGLAQLLNAGQTFDRIFQDYSETWWIILIGLAISMLISLFWIVLMRFVAGPMVWLSIIGILALQGVGFWYCFMRYTELKDLPGANNQTLAQIAFTTNLGTYLELRETWLAFLIILGISMAVIVLMLIFLRNRIRIAIALIGHASKAVGSIMSTLLFPIFPWVFQVLVIGYFAAVALYAASIGKSTFKVVGPDNMTNIDCSCTSVIDSVGTCIPLGFEQICGSQCPGSTCRFFETGGNYYVTVLQIYNLFGLFWGLFFVSALAEIVLAGAFASWYWAFNKPRDVPAYPLTNSLFRAIFYHLGTVAFGSLIIAIIRSIRVLLEYLDRKVREYSDTCCSRSMMCLCKCCFWMLETFMKFVNRNAFVLCAVNGTSFCQSASDAFSLLLRNVARVAVLDKVTDFLLFLGRLVIVTAMGILSFYVFTNRIHYINEYIPPTNYYMVPIITTVLGAYFISGLFFSVYSMAIDTIFLCFLQDTEINDGSPEKPFYMSQELMEILGKKNKL, from the exons ATGTCTAAAGTTG ATGTCGGATCAGAGATGGTTCATCGGGGACCTGTCAAAAACCGATCCTGTACAGACGTTTTCTGTCTCATCATCTTTATTGCTTTCCTCGTTGGTTGGGGCATCATTGGCTTCTACG GATTCACTCTGGGGGATCCGCAGCGGCTTCTCCATCCAACGGATAGCAATGGACGGATATGTGGCGTCGACGAGACACTGAAGGATAAACCGTATTTGTTCTATTTTGATCTGACTCGCTGCGCCGATCCGTCTGTCTTAATTAAAGGATGTTCCACGCCGCAG ATTTGCGTCAAGAAGTGCCCCACGGAAAACTTTTTGGCTATAGCTGCAGCCGCCCAAATTGGAGAAGCCCTAACCAAAACCAAATTAATATGCAAAGAAAATGTCACAGTTAGCCAAATGAGCGTCAAAGAGCTCGTAGATAAAGGACACTGTGCCAGCTACTATCTCCAGAGTGAACCGA TAACCAGCAGATGTATTCCTTCACTTATCAACATGTCAGACTCTGTAATCTTCTCAAATCCCATTACCCGACAAGTCGAGGTGCCAATCGAAGAAATAGTCAACGGTACCATAGGCTTAGCACAGCTTTTGAATGCTGGACAG ACGTTTGACCGCATTTTCCAAGACTACTCTGAGACTTGGTGGATTATACTAATTGGACTGGCCATTTCTATGTTAATATCTCTTTTCTGGATTGTCCTGATGAGATTCGTTGCTGGTCCGATGGTTTGGCTGTCAATTATCGGCATTTTAGCTCTGCAAGGAGTCG GTTTCTGGTATTGTTTTATGCGCTACACTGAGCTAAAAGATTTGCCTGGGGCCAATAATCAAACTCTAGCACAAATTGCATTCACTACCAATCTGGGAACATATTTGGAATTGAGAGAAACTTGGCTGGCCTTTCTTATTATTCTGGGCATTTCTATGGCAGTGATCGTCTTAATGCTCATCTTTTTACGTAATCGTATCCGCATCGCTATCGCCCTCATCGGCCATGCCAGCAA GGCTGTTGGTAGTATTATGAGCACTCTGCTCTTCCCTATATTTCCATGGGTGTTCCAGGTCCTCGTCATCGGTTATTTTGCTGCTGTGGCTCTTTACGCAGCCTCCATAGGCAAATCCACTTTCAAAGTAGTGGGTCCCGACAATATGACGAACATCGATTGCAGTTGCACTTCAGTGATT GATTCAGTAGGGACTTGCATTCCGCTCGGATTCGAGCAAATATGTGGCAGTCAATGCCCTGGATCCACCTGTAGATTCTTCGAAACGGGTGGCAATTACTACGTAACCGTCTTGCAAATCTACAATCTATTTGGCCTATTTTGGGGATTGTTTTTCGTCTCCGCATTAGCCGAAATTGTGTTGGCCGGTGCCTTTGCCTCTTGGTACTGGGCATTCAACAAACCTCGTGACGTACCAGCCTATCCGTTGACCAACAGCCTCTTCAGGGCTATTTT TTACCATTTAGGTACTGTCGCCTTTGGCTCTCTGATTATCGCCATTATCCGTTCGATCCGCGTCTTGCTGGAATACCTGGACAGGAAAGTACGCGAATATTCGGACACTTGTTGCAGCCGATCCATGATGTGCTTGTGCAAATGCTGTTTCTG GATGCTAGAAACGTTTATGAAATTCGTTAATCGCAACGCTTTCGTCTTATGTGCAGTAAACGGAACGAGTTTCTGTCAATCCGCATCAGATGCGTTTTCGCTTCTTTTGCGTAACGTTGCGCGCGTCGCCGTGCTGGACAAGGTGACGGATTTCCTCCTTTTTCTCGGTCGATTGGTTATCGTCACAGCGATGGGCATTCTGTCCTTCTACGTCTTCACAAACCGGATTCATTACATCAATGAATACATACCGCCAACCAATTACTACATGGTTCCAATTATCACTACCGTACTGGGGGCTTATTTCATTTCCGGTCTATTTTTCAGCGTCTATTCCATGGCCATTGACACCATCTTCCTCTGCTTCC TTCAAGACACGGAAATTAACGATGGATCCCCCGAGAAACCTTTTTACATGTCCCAAGAATTAATGGAAATCCTAGGGAAGAAGAACAAACTGTAA